The Methanothermobacter sp. genome segment CGGAACATCCGGAGGGTCCCTGTTGTTGACCAGGACAAGCTTGTGGGTATAGTGACAAGCTATGACCTTGTTGCAGGTGCAATTGCAGAGATGGAAATCGATGAACCAGTGGAGAATTACATGACAAGGAACATCCCCACAACATGGGACAGAACACCTCTCAGCGTGGCATTTGAGATAATGAGGTACTTCGGGCTGAAGGTGCTCCTGACCCTCAACAACAGCGGTGAACTCTCAGGGGTCCTCACAGAGACAGACTTCATAAATGAAAGCGAGGTTGTCTCTGAAAGCACGGTTCATAATACATCCGTGGGTACAGAGGGTGACAGGTGGGCCTGGGACAGTAAAAACGTGCTCTACGTTATAAAAAACCAGCTCAAATTCCCTGACAAGGAGGTCAGGGACGTTGCAACAACAGATATAGTCACCGCAACCACCTCAACAACGGTCACCTCCTGCGCAAGGAAGATGAAGAGGAGGAACATTGAACAGATACCCATCATAGACTATGAGGGAAACCTCACCGGGCTTGCAAGGGCCAATGACCTTATAAGTGCTCTGATTGATTCAAATGAGTGACCAGAGAATAAACCTGAAGGCCTCTAAGGGCTCTCTGAGGGTGGTGGCTAAAAACCATGGTGAGGTCTCAATAAGGGACATCGAGATAAAGATGCTACTCGGCTACTGCTGGTGGTATGATCTGCCGGTTATTGAGACACTGCTGGATGTACTTGAGATGACACTGAAGAGGGCCATCTCTGAGGTACTCCCCCATGATGAGCTACTGCTTGATTACACGGTGAGGACAAATGACCTCCCTGATGACTCCAGTGAGGTTGAGATAATTTTCAAGGGGATAAGTGCCGATGGTATTGAGTTCAGCACCCCCTCTGGACTTGTTTTAAGGGGTGATGATTCAAGGGGTCTCCTTCAGAAGATCACTGCCTTCAGAAGAAAGGTTGATGAAAATATTCAGAGGGTCCTATGACCTGACAATCCTCAATGCAAATAATCTACCGCGTTATGCCTGGACAATAGTGTTTCTTATCACTCAGCAGCTAATCACAAGATATTGGATGAGTTATCACTAGACCTTCATGTTTGTGGTGGGGAGTGGTTCTGTGACTCTATGTCCTCATGCTCCCTTATTATGTGTGGCAGCACCTCAAGGAGCACATCCTCGGCATCTTCCCTGTCCCTAACCCTTCTTGCCACTATCTTCCCGTTCCTGAATATGGTCACGTTACTGTCACCCACCTCAACCATGATGACACCCATCTTCTCTGAGCATCGGGGCTTCCTCTTTTCCATCCTTTCACAAGTTTCTTTTATATCGATGTGGTAGGGCAGCTTAACCTCGAACATTATCCTTGATTCAGCATCCCTGCAAGGACTGTAAAGTACAATGTCCCTCTCACTCTCCCTGTAGCCTGTGAGGTCCAGGAGCACTCTCTCAAACCCGACGGCCATCAACTCATTCTTTATATGCCTCAGATTTGCTGCATTGAGGAGCCTCTCAGGTTCATCAACCTCTATTATTGCAGAGCCCCCCTCATGTCTGACCCTCACGCTGCCCTCACCGTAGAGTCCCCTGATGAGGGTTTCAGCATATGATACCCTGTTTATCCGTTCAGGCGTTATCTCCTGATCCTTTATCCTTGTTGCAAGGCATGTGGTATTCTCTGAGTATTCAAGGTTCCTTTTTTTGAGATATTCAAGGACGTCACTCCGTGTAATCCCCGCATCGAGTAGAGGGGTCTCTATACCCAGCAGATGGTTAACTAGGGTGCCAGGACGGTCCTCAAACATGTCACTTGCGGTTGTTCCATCAAGGACCGCCTCAAAACCCCTTTTTTTGGCCTCTTCGAGTATTGAACTGTATATGATGTTCTTGCATACAAGGCACCTCTGGGGGGTGTTACTCACAAACTCCTGGTTTTCAAGGAGCGGCCTGTTTATTATAAAGTGCTCAACCCCAAGGGATCCGGCAATTGATGATGCATTTTCTATAAAGCCACGGGGCATAACACCTGTGTCAACTGTGAATGCAGCAACTGCATCAGCCGAATCCACTGCAATATCAAGCAGTGCTGTACTATCAGCCCCCCCTGAGAATCCAACAGCAACCCTTCGGCCCTTGAGGGCCTCCTTCACCTTTTCTATCTTTGATTCAAGATCCATGAGTTTCACATCCATGATCCTCATCATCAGAGCTTACCAGTCTTTTAATGTATTTTATAACCTCAAGGGCATCCTCCCTTTTTATATCCCTCCCCTCAGATTCAAGGAATGACATGAGGGATGCCCTTCTGTTTTCAGGTATCTCTGCATCATGCAGAATTCTCTTGTAGTTCCTGAGGGGATAAAATAGATCCTTAGCGATTTTCATGAGTTCTTTGAAGTCATCTTCACCGATGATACCCCTTCTAAGGGCCCTTTTAAAGTTAAAATGAATGCTCACAAGGGAATCAGAGAAGGCCTCAAGGGTTTCGGGGTTGAAGGCAACTGCAACATCATCATCAGATTCCAGATCACCATTCAGGTAGGCCCTGAATATACGGCCGACTCCCACCATTCCCAGATCATGGAGTTCAGAAGCCCTTAGGGCACCCATACTGGCCCCTCCAACAACGGTAACACCCATCCTGAGGGCCTCAACGATCTCACGGTGTCCCACCGCCGGGCTCTGATGGAAAACACCGTCAATTATCCCTATTATCTCTGGCTTCTCTGAGAGAGCATCAATGATGTCACCCCGCCTTACAGGGGGTCTGTAATCTGCCCTTAGGATATCTGATGCCTCACGGTGGGAAAGTGATGGCCCTGTAAATATTATGATCCTTTTTCCATGCATATGAATTATCTAGTGCATTGGGTCACTTAATCATTTCATCTGTGTGACCTATGATATTTCACCGGGGGACCTTATGCGTCCCCCCACCCTTTCAGGGTCAACAGAGAAAACTTCGAGTCCCGGTACAATGACCCTTACAACGGGAACACCAACATCACGGGTTAGATCCACATAGAGTGTCTGCTTCAGGCCCGCCCTCTTCAGTTTATCCAGGGTAATCTCAAGGTCCCTCTGGAATGACCTTGTTGAGAGGTCCTCCATATCCCCAAGTGCAATGGTATCATCGGGCTCAGAGAACCAGTGTCTATTTAGCCTCTTCATCCTCTCATAGCCAGCCCTCCTCATGAACTCCGCCCTTACGGTGTCCTCCCTTGTGCCATGTATCTGGGTGGCCCGGCTCTGGGCAACCTCTGTGAGGGCCCTTATAACTGCAATTTCAGGGTCTAGGTGGGTCCCCACGCCCATGGTGAGGAGTGCAGGGTCCCTGAGCACAACATCATCTGCAACCGCAGCAACCGTTGCAACGCCAGTGTCAGCGGTGAGATCCACAAGCGTTATCTCAACCCCTGCCCGCTGGAACCTTTCAAGGAGACACATTATTATCCTGTTATCTGTCCCTGAGCAGTCGATCTCTATCTTAGGACCCCTCCTTGCCTCAAAGAGGCTCCAGGCGTCCCTCTCTATCACCTCCATGAGGCCGTGGAATATGGCCTCCTCCAGGACGTTCCCGGATGCAAGGCCATTGGTGTTGGATCTGAAAAGACTCACACAGCCCTCAGGGGGATTGTAAGGGTGAAAAACTGCATTTGCAGGTACGTGAATCCTGTCCTGGCTTTTTATATCCTCTGCAATTATCCACTCAACTTCAGAGTCTGTATCAGCGTTTTGAGGTAGAATAAGTGCCTCAGGGTCCAGGCATTTATCCATCTCCGATGGATGGGCCCTCAGTGTTTCGTCCAGGGGACTCCTCTCGGCGGAGTACCTTTCAAAGGCCTCCATCATTGCAGAGACACGTGCCTGTTT includes the following:
- a CDS encoding CBS domain-containing protein translates to MLVKEIMSEKIHYVTVPGNRATALELMRKENVSGLPVVKKGTEELVGIITRSDLVENPDEEQIALIMTRNPVTVAPDDDVRVAAERMLERNIRRVPVVDQDKLVGIVTSYDLVAGAIAEMEIDEPVENYMTRNIPTTWDRTPLSVAFEIMRYFGLKVLLTLNNSGELSGVLTETDFINESEVVSESTVHNTSVGTEGDRWAWDSKNVLYVIKNQLKFPDKEVRDVATTDIVTATTSTTVTSCARKMKRRNIEQIPIIDYEGNLTGLARANDLISALIDSNE
- the larE gene encoding ATP-dependent sacrificial sulfur transferase LarE, coding for MDVKLMDLESKIEKVKEALKGRRVAVGFSGGADSTALLDIAVDSADAVAAFTVDTGVMPRGFIENASSIAGSLGVEHFIINRPLLENQEFVSNTPQRCLVCKNIIYSSILEEAKKRGFEAVLDGTTASDMFEDRPGTLVNHLLGIETPLLDAGITRSDVLEYLKKRNLEYSENTTCLATRIKDQEITPERINRVSYAETLIRGLYGEGSVRVRHEGGSAIIEVDEPERLLNAANLRHIKNELMAVGFERVLLDLTGYRESERDIVLYSPCRDAESRIMFEVKLPYHIDIKETCERMEKRKPRCSEKMGVIMVEVGDSNVTIFRNGKIVARRVRDREDAEDVLLEVLPHIIREHEDIESQNHSPPQT
- a CDS encoding TfuA-related McrA-glycine thioamidation protein, producing the protein MHGKRIIIFTGPSLSHREASDILRADYRPPVRRGDIIDALSEKPEIIGIIDGVFHQSPAVGHREIVEALRMGVTVVGGASMGALRASELHDLGMVGVGRIFRAYLNGDLESDDDVAVAFNPETLEAFSDSLVSIHFNFKRALRRGIIGEDDFKELMKIAKDLFYPLRNYKRILHDAEIPENRRASLMSFLESEGRDIKREDALEVIKYIKRLVSSDDEDHGCETHGS
- a CDS encoding YcaO-related McrA-glycine thioamidation protein; its protein translation is MFQDIPVKYVGCTHRAMKPSETLRAFREKLRDIGVTRITEITHLDRIGIPVFSAIRPTAEEGAVSIYAGKGATRKQARVSAMMEAFERYSAERSPLDETLRAHPSEMDKCLDPEALILPQNADTDSEVEWIIAEDIKSQDRIHVPANAVFHPYNPPEGCVSLFRSNTNGLASGNVLEEAIFHGLMEVIERDAWSLFEARRGPKIEIDCSGTDNRIIMCLLERFQRAGVEITLVDLTADTGVATVAAVADDVVLRDPALLTMGVGTHLDPEIAVIRALTEVAQSRATQIHGTREDTVRAEFMRRAGYERMKRLNRHWFSEPDDTIALGDMEDLSTRSFQRDLEITLDKLKRAGLKQTLYVDLTRDVGVPVVRVIVPGLEVFSVDPERVGGRIRSPGEIS